The DNA window ACAGCATGATCTGCCTCTGCAGCCTACAGGTAATACCACAGTAATACCACAGTAAtactagagaagagagaagctgAGAGATGTGTCTGAAAGATAAATTCTACTCCCTTGGAGATGCTCTCTTAGACAGTAATACCACAGTAATACTACAATAATACCACAGTAATACCAAAGGTAATACAGACGGTAATACCACAGTAATAATACTACAGTAATACCTCAGCTATATAAAAGGGCATCACTAATACTGGAGGGATGAGAATGAGGGGTTGGTGAGGAAGAATGATGTTTGTACTTGAAGAGGACGgacgagggggagggagagaaaagctgAGAGGTGTCTGAAAGATAAATTCTACTCCCTTGGAGACGCTCCCTTAGACATCATCTCGAACCCTGTTGTCATGGACAACCATTCATGACAGGTTCATTAATCAAAGCCTATAATGGGCGATTACAAGATGCCCATGTTAATGATGTGCTAATCagatctcacaaacacacactctttcacacaccacacactcacttacacaaACATGCATGCACCTACGTGTGCACAGTTGCATGatgcgtacacacacatgcacacacacacacacacagatggcacATTAATTGTGAGAATTATAATAATTGTGAATTGTGTGTCTTCCAGGAGACGTTCACCCAGGTGGACATTCTGATTCTGATGACAGCTGCAGTGTGCCACGATCTAGATCACCCCGGATACAACAACATGTAATCCAtgcttttattctctctctctctctctctctctcttactctaccACTGCCATCTGTCTATCGTGATTCAATGAAATTAGATACAATCTGTCTATCCTAGTTTGATATAGTCCAGGTTCCATTCAACAAGAAGACATTTGAAAGCAAGCCCCTGTGAGACtaagtctccctctctgtctctcaggtacCAGATAAATGCACGGACGGAGCTGGCAGTACGCTACAATGACATCTCCCCTCTGGAAAATCACCACTGTGCCGTAGCCTTCCAGATCTTCTCCCAGCCCGACTGCAACATCTTCTCCACCTTCGACCCCGAGGCCTTCAAACAGATACGccaggtagggtgtgtgtgtgtgtgtgtgtgtgtgtgtgtgtgtgtgtgtgtgtgtgtgtgtgtgtgtgtacactactaTAGCAGTAGTCTAGTCTGTAGTCTGATCTAACCGCCTATTTCTGTTTTAGGGAATCATCACACTGATACTGGCCACAGACATGGCACGACATGGCGAGATACTGGACTCCTTCAAGCATAAAGTGGACAGCTTTGACTTTACTGATGAAGAGCATGTCACTTGTGTAAGGATACACATTACTATGTGTTTGTCCCTACCATAGAATGCGTATTTTCCACTCCCTTACAGTTTGTGCAGTGTATTTGTCCTACTGCCCGATGCAGTAATGCTCTATTTACAACTTCACTATGTATGTTTGTTAGTCCTTTGTGCTGCTTTCTATGTGAAAAATCTAGTAGACCCCTTCCCTATACTGAACTCTGCACTGTGTGACCTTTGACCCGCCCAGCTGAAGATGGTGCTGATTAAGTGCTGTGACATTTCTAACGAGGTGCGACCCATGGAGGTGGCTGAGCCCTGGGCGGACTGTCTGCTGGAGGAGTACTTCATGCAGGTATGTGGATCTCTATCTATACTGTACACAGTAATTCGAACatgtttaatttggctctatactccagcattttggatttgagatgaaATGTTTCATTTGAGGTGAAATTTGTACAAATACTTATGACATCTTCAAATGGGGGGGACTAGatatatgaaaataccctcaaataaaaggtgacattctgtactgtcactgAATGTGATttaatctcaaatccaaaatactggagtatagagccaaatagaactgtccaaatacatacaaAGGGGAGTGTATGTGTTTTTATATAGTGCATAGCCTACTGtgtaaagccccatatactgtgTATGCGTTTTTATACAGTGCATAGCCTACTGTGTAAAcccccatatactgtatatgtgtttttATACAGTACATAGCCTACTGTGTAAACCCCCATATTACTGTATATGTGTTTTTATACAGTGCATAGCCTACTGTGTAAAcccccatatactgtatatgtgtttttATACAGTACATAGCCTACTGTGTAATTCAAGGTATGTGTCATACCTGCCTCATATCTCAATATTGATACATTAGTCTGTGTGAAAATGGAACAAATTTCATGAAACATTGTATTTTGACatactatacagtgccttcagatatatcccttgactttttccacattttgttgtgttacaaagtggcatTACAATTGATTGAATTGTCATGTTTCTAAcatatgtaaaataaatatgaaaagtaaaacactaatatagtattcaaccccctgagtcaatacatgttcgaattacctttggcagtgattacagctatgagtctttctgagctttgcacacctggattgtacaacatttattatttgttttattctttaagctctgtcaagttggttgttgatcattgctagacaaccattttcaggtcttgccatagattttccagccgatttaagtctaaactgtaactaggccactcaagaacatccAATTtcgtcttgataagcaactccagtgtatatttgaccttgtgttttaggttattgtcctgctgaaaggtgaattcatctcccagtgtctgttggatagcatactgaagcaggttttcctctagggttttgccagtgcttagctctattccatttatttttatcctaaactccctagtccttgctgatgacaagcataccaataacatgatgcagccaccaccatgctatgaagagtggtactcagtgttgtattggatttgcccgaaACAACAATGCTGCCACAATTTTTGGCAGTTTTATTTTAGTGCTTTATTACAATCAGGATGCATATTTTAGAAtatgtgtattctgtacaggcttccttcttttcactctgtcatttaggttcgtTTTGTttagtaactacaatattgttgatccatcctctgttttctcctatcacagccattaaactctttcaCTGTTTTAAAGTCCAAAAGCAGAATAACATGCGCACTTCCAGGTACTTTCagcaggtgctggagttgtagaCAAACTcgtggaaaacagaaaggaaaacgctgcacactgctgctcatgctcccagataatatttatttataacaacgtttcgacccttaggtcttcatcagacATCAATATCCCAGGTGGGTGTAGAAGGTCTTGTATATAGGGGCAGTcatcagtgacatcacttcctgaaacaggaggtaaaaaaaaaatttgaacacattcaatgtatcaaaatatatgatcatactatcacgactcaggatatgacccaaaTGCAGAggaggaggcggatagtacagttctcataATATTTATTATACAAGGGGACAGGCCAGGGcagggcaggtcgagggcaggcagaggtcagtaatccagggcagagtcaaagAGGTACAGAatggtaggcaggctcagggtcagggcaggcagattaGTCAGTagtccagggcagagtcaatgaggtacagaacggcaggcaggcagaatggtcagaaccgggaagactagaaaacaatAACTAGAAAGACTCGAAACCGGGGAAACATGCTGGTAAtacttgacgggacaagacgaactggcaacagacaaacagaaaacactggtataaatacacaggggataatggggacaaatgggagacacctggtggggtgtgaagacaagcacaagacaggtgaaacagatcagggcgtgcgTGACACATACACAaggaatgtgatcaatatttacagtaatatacatacacatacaatattcaattaggatgaacaattatttatttatttttgacatatTGAAACTATAAAAACGGTTTCAAGTCTCCTTGTTAAGTCCTtgttaaggccaagaggagacagtttgttgagcctgtggatccagaaagaGTCCCTTTGAACaagtttcctctcaatgtcccctcccctgcgtgacatcttgaccatttctattccaatgtatctcagagaactaataggatgtttagcttgtctcatcgcgctccagcgactcctgtggcgggccgggcgcagtgcgcgctaaccaagggggccaggtgcacggtgtttcctccgacacattggtgcggctggcttccaggttggaggcgcgctgtgttaagaagcagtgcggcttggttgggttgtgcttcggaggacgcgtggctttcgaccttcgtctctcccgagcccgtacgggagttgtagcgatgagacaagatagtaattactagcgattggataccacgaaaattggggagaaaaggggataaaaaaaatatttaaaaaaagtaatgatggactgtcatttctctttgcttatttgagctgttcttgccataatatgaacttggtattttaccacaatcttctgtataccaaccctacagtaccttgtcacaacacaactgattaactcaaacgcattcagaaggaaagaaattccacaaattaacttttaacaaggcacacctgttaattgaaatgcattccaggtgactatctcatgaagctggttgagagaatgccaagagtgtgcaaagctgtcatcaagccaaagggtggttactttgaagaatctcaaatatattttgatttgtttaacacttttttgggttactacatgattccatatgtgttatttcatatgttgtatgtattcactattattctacaatgtagaaaaaaaaattaaataatgaaaaacccttgaatgtgtactgtaggtgtgtccaagctttttactggtactgtatatctaggaATGTTTGAAAAACAGGTAGTGCTGAATCCAGTGATGgcgaaacgttggtgatttacccaataaattactggaagTTTATGTATAGAGTGTGCGACTCTATTTTTATAGCTCATAGTTTAGTCAGCACATAAAATAattgtctctgggtgtgtgtcaGCGCATGTTTTTTATTCAAGTATATAGAATGGTAACATGAAGAGTACACAGAATTGAATTTTCAGGTATATGGTccacagattaaaaaatatatatatataaaatcaataGAGTATACGTGGGGAGGGAGATCGCCCAGGGTTTCACAAAATGGTTTACAAAGGTAGAGATATTCTCTGTCAGAGATCCGTTACTACTCACAATGGGCCTGCCCGGTATAGGTGGTGTCATGCTCTTGTGAATTTTGGGTAGAGCGTATATGACAGGACAATTTAACATGGATCAGAGTTGAATTGATTAGTAGGGTTCTTTGGGAGTATTTTGTAAAATTCATCATCACTAAGTTGTCTCaatttgttttaaagtcacaattggcctcatgtgGAAATCCATGAGtggctttctttctctccagcaacggagttaggaaggacgcctgtatctttgtagtgactgggtttattgatccaccatccaaagtgtaatgaataaattcaccatgctcaaagggatattcaatgtctgctttttttttttacccatctaccaatgggtgcccttctttgccTCTGAAAACATCCTTGgactttgtggttaaatctgtgtttgaaatgcactgctcaactgagggagcttacagataattgtatgtgtgggatacagagatgaggtagtcattaaaatatatatattgtacacagagtgagtccatatgacttgttaagcacatttttactcctgaacttgtttaggcttgccataacaaaggggatgaatatttattgactcaaaacatttcagcttttcatttttaatgaatttgtaaaaatgtgaacttattggatattgtgtgtaggccagtgacacacaatcttgatttcatccattttaaatgcaggctgtaacacaacaacatgtgggaaaagtaaagggctgtgaatactttgaaAGTAATGGAGATACAGTATTTACCATTTGTATAAAGAATTATGGATTGCACTGACATCTTTCTCTTCTCCATCCTTTCCACAGAGTGACAGGGAGAAGGCAGAGGGTCTGCCTGTGGCCCCCTTCATGGACAGAGAGAAGGTCACCAAACCCACCGCTCAGATCGGCTTCATCAAGTTCGTCCTCATCCCCATGTTTGAGACCGTCATGAAGGTGAGCCATGGATGGAGGGGACTATAAAAAGAGAATGTTGGAGTGATAGgactgtgatgatgatgatggtaaagCCTGCCTCCTTTCTCTCTCGGTGTGTCTCAGCTGTTCCCTCAGATTGAGGATGTGATGGTCCAGCCTCTGAGAGAGTCACGAGACAGATACGAAGAGCTCAAGCAGATTGACGATGCCATGAATGAGGTCagaggtatttgtgtgtgtttgtgttttttattattataaattaaGAAGGACATGTTTGCATGTTCTTATGTGCAGCAGCAGTGACTAACAGTCCTGTGAATGTTTCTACTTTAGGTGCAGAAAAAGAAAAGTGAGAACTTGACTATGGGGAAGAAGAAATGAAAGCACAAAGGTAGGTGTTTTTAAACTGGCTGCATTGAGAAAAGTATTTCTATATACTATATGGCTCTGGTGCGGTGTAGATTAAATTAATGTGTGTTCCTCTGTTTTAGCTCAAACTTCCTACGCTGGTAAAGGTTGAGTCAGCATGGCAGTCTGAGGAATGGGACCAGAGGAAGATGGAAACAGACcaagctactgactgactggccggATGAACAATCCAAAAGCTTTTATCAGGGAATGTCGACTTGTACAGCAGACTACTTCAGTGAACAATATTTAGATTTTCTCgagttgtttttttaatgttgttttataCAGAATGTACAGATTTTTAGTTGCCTTTGTTGTTTCCTACAAAATAAAAGGTTTACTTTAATTATAACCTTTcacataatgtttttttttattttgttttaaaacaTATTACCATTATTAAAGCTTATTAGACTTATTTCTAGACGTATTAATGTTAATTTTAGCTGTGGATAAGTTTCATATGATTAAGATAGACAGAATGGATGAGGAGCACTTGTTACACTCTCTGTTCTACTCTTTGCCATGTAGCGTGTCAGCCTGTGCACTCAGCATTCTGAACATCCCAAACATCATACACACGTAGCCTTGTTGCTGTAGATCAGAAACGTACCTTCCTTCCATATGCCTCCACTCCCTGTTTACTTTCTGCACATTCCTAGCGAACATAGCAACTATTGAAGGTTTAAGGAGCTGTCAGTGTGGGGGTGACCCATACAAAACGTGACTTAGTCAAACACGATGTTGAAACACCTAAAGCCTTTCAATGCAGAACATACATGCCAAACATACAAGGGTTGTGTTTAAGAAGAAAAGGCATGGTAAGAGTATTAGGGAGGGTAGACATGATCAGAATCCCGTTCCCCTGCTTAGACGTTGCattcatcaaccaatggttgcgtgccacgtcatcgactttGATGTCGGGCACCAGATTGCTGTATGGTTAGCTGATaagtaaaatacctatccaggcgtggTGAGATCTGACATGCGTCAACAATGCCTGGGCAGGGGAACGCGCTGATGATGGCAACATACTGTACTTTGCCAGTGGAAGGACTTGGGCTCCCAGTGGTCAAGAAATGACACTACAGGTACATTCTGTAGATCCTGTACAGGCACATCCTGGCTCTAGTTCAGAGGGGTATTAGTATTTCAGAAAGATGGTTTAACAAATTCAAGGTTTCCTGAACATATCTGGCTTGTGTTAACCAGATGAGGGAGTCCAGGATTTCTTGGTACCAGAACAGATGCTTCTCATTTAAGTTGGTAGGCTAAGTGAAGCGCAGATTGGTTGATATGGCAACTGGCGCGTGCACGCAACATTTAAAAAGGTCCTCAAGTCGATGACAGAAAAAACTATTGATACGGAGTCAAAAGACAGCCAAATATTTCACGTCTACAACATACAACGAATATGTTCATATATTTACCAAAACAAGTAATACATCCACTGCCGCAAAAGCCATAGAGGGAGCCTGGCAGAAGATTGCTGACAGACTAAATATGCAAGTGAAGTGGAACAATTCCAATATCTAATAGGCCTAGCTCACACACATGGCTTTTATTGCAACGCTGGTGATATTAAGTGTCAAGGCTATGGCCTAATATGGAAGTTGTTGTAGCCTATGTCACAACTGCAGTGGTAGGCCCATTCTATGGCTTATGTAGGATTGATAATATTGATTGAATTCATAGAGTGCTTTTCATGACAACATGGGCAACAATGTGTTCTCTATTTAGTTATAACCTAATGGGGGTCACAGATCATCTGACAAAAGGAAGATCATTGAATTTCATGACTGTTTATGaaaatgatttgatttgtgtaggctactgtattcAATAGCTACCTGTTTGTTTATACTGTGCATCAATTTTCTCCCCTTCATTTTGGTCTAGACTAGAGGGTCTTTGAATGGAGGATATGTGTCCCACCTATAGCACCAATGACGTTTGGAAAATCTGCGGGATGAATTTGGCTATTTATCATGTTTATTATGTTGCTTAGCTTTATTAATTTGAGGTTAGCAAAGCATCGCTGGCAGTCAACCTACCACAGCCTACTATACCTGCAATTCTGTAAAAGTCCTCATTGATTATTATATGGACAGCTTGATGGCCAGGGAATGcaacaaatacataaaaatatatattcaatgCGATGCAGACTCTTTTTACGGTTGTACACACAGTTGCCTTGCCAAATAGTTGAGCATCGCCCACATTGTACAGGAAACTtccagtggaaaaacattgctaAGCAATACAGAGTTTGTATAGCCGTGTGGTATTTGGTATGGGTTGAGTAAATTGACCAGATATATTAGTGACTGTGCGGAAAAATAATTCAGAATTCTTTATGGTCTAAAGGATGTATTCTAGGTCCAATAGTTCGTTCCCACTAGAGAGCACGGCGAACAATTCAGGCTCCGATGTCAAGTGGATTTTCCAAGAAGGGATAGGCGGTAGTGATGAACAAGAATCTGATTGGTGGAAAAGTCTTATATTTATTCACCGGACAGGCTAAAATCACGTTGTAGGTAGCAAGTTTGATTCAGAGCATTCGTTGCTATGGTTTCTGATCATGCTATGTTTCTACTGTTGTAGCTAGGTGGAGTAGGCCTacattgccatctagtggccacatcAGGGAAAAttgttaaatcaaatgttatttgtcacacgcgctgaatacaacaggtgtaggtagactttact is part of the Salvelinus sp. IW2-2015 linkage group LG36, ASM291031v2, whole genome shotgun sequence genome and encodes:
- the LOC111959576 gene encoding high affinity cGMP-specific 3',5'-cyclic phosphodiesterase 9A isoform X8, with the protein product MLEKRVELEGMKVVEIEKCRSDIKKLREEMASRNNSHFLDDNKKLTPRRDVPSYPKYHLSQETVEALRQPTFDVWQWEPNEMLSCLEHMYHDLDLVKDFNMNPITLKRWLLCIHDNYRMNPFHNFRHCFCVTQMMYSMICLCSLQETFTQVDILILMTAAVCHDLDHPGYNNMYQINARTELAVRYNDISPLENHHCAVAFQIFSQPDCNIFSTFDPEAFKQIRQGIITLILATDMARHGEILDSFKHKVDSFDFTDEEHVTCLKMVLIKCCDISNEVRPMEVAEPWADCLLEEYFMQSDREKAEGLPVAPFMDREKVTKPTAQIGFIKFVLIPMFETVMKLFPQIEDVMVQPLRESRDRYEELKQIDDAMNEVQKKKSENLTMGKKK
- the LOC111959576 gene encoding high affinity cGMP-specific 3',5'-cyclic phosphodiesterase 9A isoform X7 produces the protein MKCFRRVQCCRYSTERRVRVVFFLCVTQHHLFLPDKEELFQNVLTQVAEQFSRAFKINELKTEVTNRLAMLEKRVELEGMKVVEIEKCRSDIKKLREEMASRNNSHFLDDNKKLTPRRDVPSYPKYMLSQQTIDALRKPAFGLWLWESNEMLSCLEHMYHDLDLVKDFNMNPITLKRWLLCIHDNYRMNPFHNFRHCFCVTQMMYSMICLCSLQETFTQVDILILMTAAVCHDLDHPGYNNMYQINARTELAVRYNDISPLENHHCAVAFQIFSQPDCNIFSTFDPEAFKQIRQGIITLILATDMARHGEILDSFKHKVDSFDFTDEEHVTCLKMVLIKCCDISNEVRPMEVAEPWADCLLEEYFMQSDREKAEGLPVAPFMDREKVTKPTAQIGFIKFVLIPMFETVMKLFPQIEDVMVQPLRESRDRYEELKQIDDAMNEVQKKKSENLTMGKKK
- the LOC111959576 gene encoding high affinity cGMP-specific 3',5'-cyclic phosphodiesterase 9A isoform X6, which gives rise to MIALCPFCSLFPSFPLSLFSLSLSLSSSILFSHSPFPSLSLFLSPLYFLSSSLPLSVCPSLFLCRAFKINELKTEVTNRLAMLEKRVELEGMKVVEIEKCRSDIKKLREEMASRNNSHFLDDNKKLTPRRDVPSYPKYMLSQQTIDALRKPAFGLWLWESNEMLSCLEHMYHDLDLVKDFNMNPITLKRWLLCIHDNYRMNPFHNFRHCFCVTQMMYSMICLCSLQETFTQVDILILMTAAVCHDLDHPGYNNMYQINARTELAVRYNDISPLENHHCAVAFQIFSQPDCNIFSTFDPEAFKQIRQGIITLILATDMARHGEILDSFKHKVDSFDFTDEEHVTCLKMVLIKCCDISNEVRPMEVAEPWADCLLEEYFMQSDREKAEGLPVAPFMDREKVTKPTAQIGFIKFVLIPMFETVMKLFPQIEDVMVQPLRESRDRYEELKQIDDAMNEVQKKKSENLTMGKKK